The DNA region AGTTTCCTTCTCAATTAGTTTTGCATCTTTCTCTTCCTTTGCTGTTCTAGAGCAATTTTTGATACCTCCATCTTGAGAAGCTTTAATCGATTAGTATGGACATCATTCTGAATCTTCTCAAATCTGTCCAGCTCATCGACATCTATGGCACTTTCTTTGGATTTTCCTTTACTTTCACATGCAGCCTTTTTAGCCTTCTTCTGTCCCATCGGCCGAGGAAGATCAATATCTTCCAGGCCACATCCATCTACATCCTTCTCCATATCCTTCCTCTTAGGCTGGGTCGGGTTGTTATAACTTATCAATTTTGCCTGATTCCGAACCATGTTCCACACATTCATTAAAATGAAATGGGACCCCTTGCTCTCTTGTACATATAGTCCGCGTGTTTTCTCTGACCACGTGTCTTCAGAATACCTACTAGTATATATCCTCCTAACCTTAAGATAACAATCATTGAACATGTTTGCCCACTTGTTTACCTTGTGCCACCTCTCCTTAACTTATTTTTTTGgtcctttgtctattctttagaGTAGTAAGGTTGTATTCTTGTGCCACATTAGACCAATATTGTTCACCCTTCTTGTTGTTTCCCTTGATTGAGTCAATGGAATGCTTCAGCCAAGCACTCATCTATAAAGATATAGGAGTTCAGAATTATATACCAAAATATGCAGCATAATTCATAAATCGAGCCTAGCAGACGTGGTGTAGCAACAATAAACGTACCACTCTGCCATCTTCTTCCATTTTCTAGACTAGTCGAGCCACGGTTCTAACTTCGTCTCCATCTTCTTCATCAGCATCTTCAGCATCAATGTTCACAGGGCTGTTATGTGACTGTACAACATTTCCAACGAAATGAGCATTCTCGGGTACATGGTGTGGCTGCTCCATCATGTAGCTCATGAATCCGTCAGAGCTGCAAAAGTAAAACAACTGTGTCTTAACCACCTTTGTTCCTGTCAAGCAACTATACAATTTTAGCAAATATGCAAAGTGATGTACATCAAATAATGAATAAGTTCACAAGCTATTTCAGCTCACAAGCTATTTCAGTTCATGACTTAAATCGATCAGCCACACAGTATACAAGCTTTCAGTGAATCAGTTCACAAGCTATTTCAGTTCACAGTATACAAGCTTTCGATAGCCATTTTAGTTCAGTTCAGAAAATTTAGATTCGAGAAAATTTATATCAGTTCAGTTCAGTTTAGCATGGACATCATTCTGAATTTTTGAGAGTCACGTAATATGTGCTCTCTGAAATATACAAGCTATTTCAGTTCAGTTCACATATATAAGCATAAGCATAAGCACATAAGAGAGCCACCATCGTCAAGTCCTCAACCATCCAATGTGGGTTATCCTTTATACCTTTTTTTGCGTGGTGTTAGGAATCAGTACAAGATTCTAATTGGTATCGTTGATTATATTCCTCTAACAGTATGCTGAACGCAAGCTCGGGTGTTGTATGCGGCAAGAATCCAAAGTATTTTTATCAGAACAAATAGCTCGGGTGTTGCATGCGGCAAGAAACCAAGCATACATGCGGCGTGTTGCAGACACGAACACACACAAACGCATATAGCTCGGGTGTTGGATGCCGTGCTGCTCGTCGTTGCAGCCTGCTGCTGGGCGCCGGTTGTGGCCTCAGCAGATGTCGTCGCTAAAGCTTTCAGAGAACAGTGTGGTAATACTACGCGCATACAAGCATAGCATACACAAACAAAtcggaggtggaggaggaggatacCTTTCAAGCAAATCAGAGAACGAGGATGGAGATCTGAAGGCAGCAGCTGCAGGGGACGACCGCCTCCCGGGAACGGAGGTCGGGCGGTGGAAGCTGGTGCCTGCCGCCGCTCCCCTTCGATACATCATGTTCAGGTGCTCGCGGGTCTGCTGGGTGGAGGAAGAAGGCGCGAGGAGGAAAAATGGGCACGAATCTGTGGGGGAAGAAGGCGCGCAGGGGCGCGAGGAGAGAATTTGGGCGCGCCTGTTGCACGGGATCCCGGAGAGACGACCGAGGAGGTACAGCCTGAGACGCTGGCGTCTCTTCTTCCTCGAGCGCGGAGCCAGAGCCCGTCTCTCCGTCAAGAGCTCAGTGGAAGGATTTTTTTGAAAAAGGCTCTTAGAGACAGCTGTAGAGACGGATTGTACATGCcctaagagcatctccaatagCTTTTCTAAATCTACTCTCTAAATCATCATTTAGAGAGTCATTTGAGTAAAAGATATTTTCTATATCTTTGCGCTCTTCAACAGCTTTTCTATATCTTGTACGTAGTCTATAGAACAATTCTCGCTCTCCATCTTTGGCTAGCGAAAAATCCGGAACAAAGGAAGTTATATTTAgatatccaattaaagaaaatatCGGAGGATAATTTTTTGACAAAATCTCTATTTTTAAAGATATAAAGAGTCTGAACATGCTCTAACCTTTAGCTAGCTAAAAAAAACTTCAAACTTTAGCTGACTAAACTTAGTTGGAGGTGATGGACTATGTGGGCCGCTGGACTTCTTGTCGGACCGGTTATGGACTACTCCCTACAATACGGTCCAGCACACCAATCTAGCTCGGCCCGTGAGTTCCTCTGTTCCGACGTAGCGGCGGGTCCCACACGCCAGATTTGTGCTCTGATTTGTTCTCGATTGAAAAGCTAAACAAAATCGCCGGGGTTTAGCCGCGCCGCTTCTGTGATTCtgcccctctctcttttcttagCTAGGGTTCCCGGATCTGCTCCGCCTCGCCGTCGGCTAGCCTCCGCCGCGCGACGCCATGGAGTTCGACGAGTATGAGTACCTGGAGAAGACGGTGGAAGCGTCCGGGGCGCCGGCCAACGGCGCCGCGGCCCCCGGGTCgggggagaaggagaaggacAAGGACAAGGAGCgcagctcccgccgccgctcttcGGGCGGCGACGAAGAGCGCGATGCCGCCGAGCGCAGATCCAAGCGTTCTCGTTCCGAGGAAGGCCGCGACCGCGATAGGGAGCGGCAccgggagcgggagcgggagcgggacCGCGACCGGCACCGCAGCAGCCGGGAGCGGCGGGACCGAGACCGTGATGACaaggagaaagagagggagagggataAGGACAAGGAGAGGAGGAGCCGCGACCGCGAAAgggaaaaggagaaagagagggagagggagaaggatAGGCAGCGGCGGAGCCGGAGCCGGTCGGAGCGGCGACGTGATGAGGAAGAGCGTGATCGCTACCGTGACCGCGATGTCAGGTGCATGTTCATGGCCAACTCCGAGCTTTATTGAAACCGCTAGAAcatgatatatatatttttGGGTGTATCATCTTGTGTGGCATCTTCACTATAGTTTTTAGAATTCAGTTGGAAGGAGCGAGGTAAACTAAATATAGCTTGGTCGGATTGACTTACAGTCAAATTTATGCCAGAATATTTGTCTCATTGCTAGCAACTAAGCACAAATCTGCTGGCGTGAATGCTTTTCCATACTTTATAACACTTAGGTTTAAATTAGCATTGATCACGATCAGTTTACAACTAGTACTTCACTGCTTTGTACTTATACCAAAGTTTCTCATGCTATATGTTATTGATATAAGCTTTGTGAAGTTCAATAACAGGAGCATGAGTGTGGGAACTTGTTGACATGGTATGCTTGAGCGATATAGAGATGTTTAGACATCAGTATGACCTGGGAAATCAGGTCATAGTTTTTGTGAGATAGAAATTAGCATCTCACTATAATAGGGCAAACTTTGTGGTCAGATGAGCAGTATTGATTGATGCCATTGGCGATTACTGTTTTCTGCATGCACCATGTGGAGTTGAAATGTATTTGTTGTGCTGCAGAAATGCTGGTGAAGGTGTGTGTTGTGCTTTTTTTCTTGCTGAAGCATTTGCCTTTTACTGTTAACAACATTCAGCGTGAAATCCGCTACACAAAAAAGCTATTTGTTTTCCCCCTCCCTCTGCGCTATTAAATTGCAATTTAGAATTCTGTAGTGAGAGCACTCATCTGGCAGGGCTGGGCATTGTCCACCTCATGCTACTTTTTTGTAGTTCTTATTAGCAGATTAACCTGTAATTTGAGACGGAATATGTTGTGTACTTGGTATTCCATTATAATTTGAGCTTGcaatctttctttctttttttcttttactAATTAGTTAAATTATTCTCCTTTCACAGACGTAGGAAAGAGGAGGCTGCGGAACCTGAAGTTGATCCAGAAAGAGATCAGAGGACTGTGTTTGCTTACCAGGTGGATTTTTAATGAGTATTTCACATCATTTTCTGTGTAACTTCAAATCTTAATCTATTTTTTGAATTACAATTGCAGTTATCTTTGAAGGCAGATGAAAGAGATGTATATGAGTTCTTTTCTAGGGCTGGAAAGGTGAGAATCCCTCTGATTGCAGTTTCTTTTATTATACTAGTCTGACTGGTGCTCCCTATGTTTACACACAAGGATGCAGTATACACAATATTAGTTTGCTACACAATATTAGTTTGCTAGACTTCTCATTAGTTAAACTTATAATATGATTGAGAGGATGTTAATATTGCTAGTAGATCCTAAACGATTGAGTTCATAGGATTATTTGTTTACCCACATTTTGTAGTGATAAGATATTTTCTGTTGTTAGTCATTTCTTGCTTcttattcttgttggattgaaTCATTTTTTGTGCTTGAAGCCTTGAACACTTACTTTATCTTTCTCTAGGTCCGAGATGTTCGCCTCATTATGGATCGAAACTCGCGACGTTCTAAAGGAGTTGGGTGAGTACTTGTATACTATTACCACTAGCAACTTATGCAAAATGTATTCAAGGTGCATAGACTTGCATTTCAGTTTTTAACATGGAGGCGGCAGCATTGTGGCCTTTCCTTTGTTCCTTTCATTTCTTGATATGCTGAACTGAAATTTTATGCTAGAACAAGCCTTGCAATTAACTGGCAGTGGCATATTATTGAAAACTTATCCCTTTTGGTGTCGTTATTCATAGGGCTTGCTGTTGCACTTCAGCCTGTATGCTCTTGGAAATTGAATAACCCGAAATTGGTAAGGAATAATTGTTCTTCTGGAGTCCTCGTGGTTCCCTGAGTTTCTAGCTCGTTGCTGCCCATGGATTTACAGCCCCAGATTAAGGATTGCCATTGTCTTTGATGGCTTCATATAAGATATGGTTTGTTTTGGCATAAACTGGTTACTTTGGCAACATTTTCCAACTTGTTTATAAAGATCCTCCAGCTTTCTCAAATGACTGGCACTGAAATAGAGGTGGTGTGTATTGGTGGATGCAATTGGTCTTATGAAGCTAATGTTGTGGTGGCAGCTATAGAGGGACAAAAATTAATTAATAAATGAATTTAGGGCTCTCTGTGGGCAGCTGAGGAGCCATGAGTGCTGGAGCTTTAAGTAGATGGAGATAAAGTGGGCAAGGACTTTTCAAGTCCATGTAGTCTAACTGGTAGGATGTCTTGTGGAGGTGGCTGTAAGGGCACAGGTTGAAAGTTTTCGTCGTCCGCAGAATGTGGTTTGCTTAAGTTGTTATTTAAGATTTTGGTTGTCCTTGAGAACCATTTTTGGTGCTGTGTTGCTCTAGTTGTGGATTATGATTACACCTGCATTTTAGTTGTAGATACATAATTTTCAAATGGGAAGTATATTCATCGATTTTTCATACTCGGCAGGAATATGTATAATTTGGTGTACCTGCTGGAATAATCAGCAACTTATGAGTAAGATGGAATACAAGATCATATTGGTGACAGTAAGCTGTGATGAGCGCCACAGTTCCACATTATTGGAGTCCATTTCAATTGAAAATTGAAACTAACCTTGATTTGGAATGATCAAATGCTAGATTTAGTTAAAATGATATATTTTTGAGCATAACTAACTGTTAGGACAAGTTTTACTTTGTTGATTGCTCCAGTCTGATTGTTGTCATGCTATTCACATTATGCAGGTACATTGAATTCTATGATGTTATGTCTGTTCCAATGGCGATAGCTCTTTCTGGTCAGCTGCTTCTTGGTCAACAAGTGATGGTCAAGCCTTCAGAGGCTGAAAAGAACTTAGTTCAGTCAACTGCTTCTTCAAGTGGAGCTGCTTCAGGTGGAGCAAGGAAGTTGTATGTTGGGAATCTTCACTCCAACATTAATGAGGAGCAATTGCGTCAGGTCCTTGTCAAACATATTGTTGTCTAGCTTTTAGGTGCTTGGAGTAAGTTGATTCTTGATTATTCATACTATTTAAATCTTTTTGCCAGGTCTTTGAACCATTCGGACAAGTGGAGCTTGTCCAGCTGCCACTAGATCCACTCACTGGGCTATGCAAAGGTTTTGGTTTTGTGCAGGTAAGTATTTCTGTACGAAGCAATTTTATTTTTTGTTGTCACTTAATTCTCAtcacttgtattttcataatttaGTTTGCACGCCTCGAAGACGCAAAAGCGGCTCAGAGTTTAAATGGGCAACTTGATATTGCAGGAAGAGTAATTAAGGTAAAACATCATGTTTCATAGTTACTGGAGCTGGtcttaaataaattttcggCTGTCTGACACTATAGTAACCATTGGCCAGGTTTCAGCTGTGACAGACCAAGCGGGTGTTCAAGTTAGTGGAGCAACTACCGGAGATTTGGACGACGATGAAGGTGGAGGCTTGGTGGGTGTCATTCTCATTTCTATGAGATAATTTGAGTAGTCTAAACTTTGACATAAATATGTTCTCTTTTAGATTTATTACTATTATTATGTCAAGTATGATGTATGTCTACACTAGGACTCAATATTGGCTTGTAAAAtttaattctttttttttgaaagaagtAAAATTTAATTCCCCTTTTAATTTTTTCCATATAGTGGTTGAGTATCTATGCTTACATCTACTTCCTTTAAATTAGTTATACGCGCATTTAGTCTACCATACTTGGTGGGCTCCTGCACTGACTCCCAATTTTAAAGAGCTCTGGCAGTTATTTTGCACATAAGCAGATAGTAAATAGACTGAATGGATCTTTTATACAGGTCACCCTTTTTTCCTGTGTCATCAATATCTGTTTTATTGatattaaaagttgataagcaGAAGCTGTATACATTTTCCTATTTGTTTTTGTTTACATGACAATATGTTTTTCCATGATGACATCAGGAAACTAGCTAAATGTTACATTTATTCCTTCTACACTAATTATTTCATGCTTGATCTGTATAAAAACAAGCTTGCTACGCCTCATATAAGGAATATGTGCTTGTACAAACAAAATCAGCAGTCTAGCACCATAATGGCTGGATGATACCCTGATTATATATACTACTAGGCGTGACCAGTAGTATCTGTCAATTTTAAAACAATCATGTTTGATGTGTGTTCCCTGATGTATGCAGGCACTGAATGCTAGTTCCAGAGCTCTTCTAATGCAGAAATTGGACCGTAGTGGCATTACAACCAGGTATATTTTTGGAGGTTGATGCATAATAATCATCCTGACATATCTCAATCCTTATAAGTTCCTAACGACCTTATTTTAGTGTAGTTccattttattattattatttattaATTGGGTTTATTAACTAAGTGGTAGTGGGAGCTGTGCTTACTGAGGTTCTGAATGGACTTTGCTTCCGTAGTTTGGTTAATTTTGTGGCCTTGGGCTGCAGAGGCTGCACAGACTTCATTTCGTATTAGAATGTCCATTCTCTTACGTGTATGTGTCCCATCATCTGTACCCGATTCTCTCATTATTGACATTTACTATATTATCGTCAGGATTCATCCACCACTACAGCAACACTGTTTCCATATATATCTAGCTTGTCAAGGTCATTCTCCATGGACCTCCTCCAGTTCTTTGGTGTAAAGTGGTTTGGTTGAAATATTCTGTTTACTGCAGTTCTAGCATCTAGTGGTAATTTCAAAAGGGCGAATTGTTGATGTTTGTAACTTACGATATGAGGGGGAACTTCTTACTGTACCTTAATATTCTTCATGTACCAAAATTGATGCAAACTTGAAGTTGTTTCCAACTTTCCATGAGAAACTTATGCCCTAATGGCTTAATTTTGTTCCTTTTTCTAGTTCTGAAAGCAGATATGCTAGAAGTTTACCGCAGATATATCCTTCTTTCTCTCTGTATCTCTACTTAATGCATGCTTCATATCTTTTGTGTATCTGCAGTTTGACTGGTGGGATGGGCACTACTGGTTTGAATACTCCGGTGGGAATACCAGCTGCATCCGTCCTTGGTGCTGCTCCAGCTGCAGCTCCTGTTCTGCGCCCTACAGTGCCTGGTCTTGGTTCAATTCCTGGGGCAACGCTTCCCATTACTAGCCCATCTATTGAGTTGG from Panicum hallii strain FIL2 chromosome 9, PHallii_v3.1, whole genome shotgun sequence includes:
- the LOC112874294 gene encoding RNA-binding protein 39-like isoform X2; protein product: MEFDEYEYLEKTVEASGAPANGAAAPGSGEKEKDKDKERSSRRRSSGGDEERDAAERRSKRSRSEEGRDRDRERHRERERERDRDRHRSSRERRDRDRDDKEKERERDKDKERRSRDREREKEKEREREKDRQRRSRSRSERRRDEEERDRYRDRDVRRRKEEAAEPEVDPERDQRTVFAYQLSLKADERDVYEFFSRAGKVRDVRLIMDRNSRRSKGVGYIEFYDVMSVPMAIALSGQLLLGQQVMVKPSEAEKNLVQSTASSSGAASGGARKLYVGNLHSNINEEQLRQVFEPFGQVELVQLPLDPLTGLCKGFGFVQFARLEDAKAAQSLNGQLDIAGRVIKVSAVTDQAGVQVSGATTGDLDDDEGGGLALNASSRALLMQKLDRSGITTSLTGGMGTTGLNTPVGIPAASVLGAAPAAAPVLRPTVPGLGSIPGATLPITSPSIELAPPSECLLLKNMFDPALETDPDFDLDIRDDVQEECSKFGQLKHIFVDKNTAGFVYLRFDSITAAMSAQKALHGRWFAGKMITATFMTPQQYEMKFPS
- the LOC112874294 gene encoding RNA-binding protein 39-like isoform X1, whose amino-acid sequence is MEFDEYEYLEKTVEASGAPANGAAAPGSGEKEKDKDKERSSRRRSSGGDEERDAAERRSKRSRSEEGRDRDRERHRERERERDRDRHRSSRERRDRDRDDKEKERERDKDKERRSRDREREKEKEREREKDRQRRSRSRSERRRDEEERDRYRDRDVRRRKEEAAEPEVDPERDQRTVFAYQLSLKADERDVYEFFSRAGKVRDVRLIMDRNSRRSKGVGYIEFYDVMSVPMAIALSGQLLLGQQVMVKPSEAEKNLVQSTASSSGAASGGARKLYVGNLHSNINEEQLRQVFEPFGQVELVQLPLDPLTGLCKGFGFVQFARLEDAKAAQSLNGQLDIAGRVIKVSAVTDQAGVQVSGATTGDLDDDEGGGLALNASSRALLMQKLDRSGITTSLTGGMGTTGLNTPVGIPAASVLGAAPAAAPVLRPTVPGLGSIPGATLPITSPSIELAPPSECLLLKNMFDPALETDPDFDLDIRDDVQEECSKFGQLKHIFVDKNTAGFVYLRFDSITAAMSAQKALHGRWFAGKMITATFMIMVGFGRRPSSMR